The genomic region CTATCCGATCAGTTCCGTGAATGGCCAGTTCCAGGGCGCTACTGCGGCGCTGGTGACGATCTTCGCCGCACCGTCGAATGCGAAGCTCGGGCTACCGGCAAGCTCGTTCGGTGCGGTGGTGAATCCAACCACCGGGCTGCTTCAGGCGGCAACGGCGGCGGATACTTTCAACACGAATATCGGCACCTATTTCCAGACGCCGCTTGATCGCATCAACGTCTATGCCGCCGGTCATTACAACATCAACGATAACGTCGAGTTCTACTCGACCGCAATGTTCACCCGGAACACCGTCCGCTTGCAACTCGCATCGTCTGGTACGTTCAGCAACACTTATCAGCTGGCGCTGAACAATCCTTATATTCCAACGGGTATTCTGTCCCAACTCTGCACTGCTAGCAGCATCTCCGCGACCGATTGTGCCACTGCGGCGGCGGTCAAGGGCGGACCTGGCACCGTGGGATATCGCGAAATCCCCGTCGTCGCACAGCGACGTATCACCGAAATGGGACCACGCGGCAACTCTGTGGAATCGCAGATGTTCCAGGTCGTGGGCGGTTTCCGTGGCTCGATCGTCGATTCTCTACGCTACGATGTTTCGGCACAATATGGCGAGACAACGCAGAATCAGACCCGAGAGCACTGGGGTTCGTACAGCAAGGTCCAGCAGGCCCTGCGCGCTTACAAGAATGCTGCCGGCCAATATGTCTGCGCCGATACCAGCAATGGTTGTGTGCCGCTCAACCTGTTCGGCCCGAACGGCAGCATTACTCCGGATCAGGTCGGGTTCATCGACCTGAGCGCGTTGATCAATCGCAAGGTTCGCCAGACGGTCGTCACCGGCAACATCACGGGCGACCTGTTCACCGTTCCGCTCGCCGACCATAAGATCGGCTTCGCGGTCGGTGCGGAATATCGCAAGATTTCCGCCAGCAGCATGCCGGACAGCGCCTCGCAGATTCAGGGCGAGGTGCTCGGAACCGGCGCGCGTACCCCGCCAGACTTCGGCGAATATAGCGTCAAGGAAGTGTTCGCCGAGATCAATGCACCGCTGGTCGAGGACAAGCCGTTCTTCTATCGCCTGGCCGTGGAAGCCGGCATCCGTTATTCCGATTACACCACGACCGGTGGCAGCACGACTTGGAAGGCAGGCGGCACATGGGAACCTTATCAGGGCTTCAAGTTCCGCGGCACCTATTCGGTTGCGGTACGTTCGCCAAACATCCAGGAACTGTACCAATCCCCCGTGCAGAGCCTCGGTAACCTGACGGTTGATCCTTGCTCCGGGAACGTGACGGGTGCTTTGGCGGCGCTCTGCATCGCGACCGGCGCTCCGGCATCGACGATCGGCTCGATTCCGTCGCCGACGTCCAACCAGATCAACACTACAACCTCTGGCAACCGTAACCTCGACGTGGAGCGCGCCCGTACCTATACGTTCGGCACCGCACTCACGCCGTCGTTCCTGCCGGGCTTCGCGCTTACGGTGGATTATTTCCACATCCGTATCCGTGATGCGATCACCCAGCCGGCGCAGTCGGACATTCTGAACGGCTGCTATTCAACCGTGCTCAATCCGACGCTCTCGTACAATTCATTCTGCCAACTCATCAAGCGTAACCCGCTGACGGGCAGCCTGAACGGCGCGGGTGAAACGCCGGGCGTGATCCTCGGTTACTCCAACCTTGGCGTGATCGAGACTGCGGGCTGGGATATCGGTCTTACCCAGCGGGCGCGGATGGACGATCTTGGCATCAACGTGCCGGGTATCCTGTCGATCGCGATGAACGCAACGCGTCTGAATTACTATCACTTCCAGGCCAATCCAAATTCGATCAATCGTGATTGCACCGGTTATTACAGCTCCGGTGGCTGCACCAATCCTCGTGCGAAGTGGCGTTGGACCGGTCGCTTGGGCTACGGCACCGACGTGTTCGACGTATCGCTGCTGTGGACCCACGTCAGCCGCGTTTCGCTCGAGCCGGGCGTGGCCAATATTCTTCCGGCATTCCGACAAATCCCGGCGTACGACTATTTCGATCTGGCCACTCGTGTGAGTCCGACCGAAAACCTCGAACTGTCGTTGACGGTCAACAACTTGTTCAACAAGCAGCCGCCGCTCGTCGGCAATGGCGTCGGCGGGACGACCTATAACGGTGGCAACACCTTCCCGACCATCTATGACGTGATCGGACGCTCGTTCACCATTGGTGCGCGTCTGAAATTCTGATTACCGACACAACGATCAACTCTTGGGGGCGCCGCGCAATCGGCGCCCTTTTTTTTCGACCCACTCCCCGAATGCCGCAGTTCATAAAGCCAGGCGAAAAATGTTTCGCTTCCGGCCCGGATTTGCGCGATGAAACCCGGCGCGTTCATCGCACGTTTCGTCGTCATGCCCCATGTAAGGGGAAACCGTCGACGTGACGGATTTGGAGATAGAAGATGATCAAGCATCTCAAGGGTCGCGGCACGATTTTAGCGGCGATCGCCTCGGGCGCGCTGCTCGTCAGCGGATGCGCGACCGAGACAACCTACCGCCCCGCGACGGGCAAGGGATTCTACCGCACCGGCTATAGCGACCGGCAGATCGAGACGGACCGCTGGCTGGTCACGTTCGCGGGCAACACCGTCACCGATCGCGACACGGTGGAGCGCTACCTGCTCTATCGCGCGGCCGAGCTGACGCTTCAGAACGGTTATGATTATTTCGTGATGGTCGACCGGTCGACCGATCGCCAGGCGCAGACCTATTCCACGCCGGGGCCGAGCTTCGGCATGGGCGGCTGGTGGGGGCCGTCGTGGCGTTATTACGGTCGCGGCTTCGGCTGGCGCGCGTGGGACCCGTGGTGGGGCGACCCGTTCTGGGGCGATGACATCGATATCCGCACTGTCGATCGCTACGAGGCTTCGGCGGAGATTCTGATGCGCAAGGGCACGCCGGCGCGCGATGAGGTCCGCGCGTTCAATGCGCGCGACGTGATCGACAAGATCGGGCCGACGGTGGTGATGCCGAAACCCTGATCTTGGGCGACAGGCAAAAGAAAGGGCGGCGGATCACCAACGATCCGCCGCCCTTTTTGCTTGGGAGCTAAAGAGCGAGCAGGTGGACAGTTCGAAAAACCGATAGCGCCGCGGGCGGAGATATGATTCTGGATTTCCGGTGATTTGTTCGGGGAGTACGGCGTGGGCCAGCGGGGATTTTTCGATGTCGAGGATCGGCTATCGCGGCTGAGCGATCTCGGAGATCAGCTGGAAGCGTTTTCCCGTGCGGTGGATTTTGAGCAGTTCCGGCCTGATCTGGAACGGGCGCTGGCTTATTCGGATGGCAGTAGGGGCGGGCGTCCGCCGATCGACCCGATGCTGATGTTCAAGGTTCTCGTCATCCAGACGATCAACACATTGTCGGACGAGCGGACCGAGTATCTGATCAACGACCGGCTTTCGTTCATGCGCTTCCTCGGGTTGTGCCTGTCGGATCGCGTCCCCGATGCAAAGACGATCTGGCTCTTTCGCGAGCGTCTCACCAAAGTCGGTGCCATCGCCACCCTGTTTGACCGGTTCGATGCCATGTTACGCGGGGCGGGCTATATCGCGATGTCAGGGCAGATACTCGACGCCTCGCTGGTAGCAGCGCCACGCCAGCGCAATACCAGTGCCGAGAAGGCGGACATCAAGGCCGGACGGATTCCGGAGCACTGGAAGGACAAGCCGGCGAAGCTCCGTCACAAGGACCGCGACGCGCGTTGGACGCTGAAGTTCACGAAGGCGAAGCCCAGAGACGATGGCTCGATGCCGGCGGTGAATCTGGCCATCCCGGCCTTCGGGTACAAGAACCACATATCCATCGACCGCCGGTTCAGGCTGATCCGGCGATGGAAGGCGACCGACGCCAGCGCGCATGATGGCGCCCGGTTGCGAGAGGGCCTGCTCGATCGCAGCAATACCGGCTCCAATGTCTGGGCCGATACCGCCTATCGATCGGGGGCGAATGAGGGCTTCATGGAACGCCATGGCTTCGTGTCGAAAATCCATCACAAGAAACCGCCGCATCGTGACATGCCGCCCCGGACCAGGCGGTCCAATACCGGAAAATCCGTCATCCGCTCCCGGGTCGAGCATGTGTTCGCCGACCAGAAATCCCGCATGGGCATCTTCGTGCGCACCGTCGGCATCCAGAGGGCAGAAATGAAGATTGGCCTCGCCAATCTCGTCTACAATATCCGACGCTTCCTGTATCTCGAGCGCATCAACGCCGTCTGAACCCGCCACACACCGTAGTACGGGTGCCGAAAGGCGCCAACCGCACCGCCGCCCAGCCCATCACGCGCTCAAAATAACGCCCTGAGCGCCAAATAACCGGTTCTTCGATCCGTCCAGGTTGCCCGCTCCCGCCTCACACCGCGCCGTGGCAATGCTTGTATTTGCGCCCCGAACCGCACGGGCACGGCGCATTGCGGCTCACCACGCCCTTCCAGCTTTCCGGGTCCTCGCCGATCTCGGCGGCGGTCGGCTGCGCGATCTGGAGCGGCGGGAGCTGGCTGGCGACGATGCCGAGCGTGCCCGCGTCGATATCGGCCGAATCGTCCTCGCCCGAAAACGGATCGAAGTGTGTGGTGATGAAATCCGGCAGCTCCGGCAGATCGGGCGGCGGCTGCATGCGGAACTGAGCGTAAGCGATCGTGCGCGTCACGTCCTCGCGGATGGCGTCGAGCATCCGCTGGAACAGCGCGAACGCCTCCTGCTTGTATTCGTTGATCGGCGTCTTCTGCGCATAGGCGCGCAGGTGGACGACCTGCCGTAGCGCGTCGAGCGTCGCGAGATGCTCCTTCCAGTGATGATCGAGATTCTGGAGAAGGATCGATTTCTCGATCTGCGTCCAGGTCTCCGGCTCGAGATCGGCCGCCTTGGCCGCGACCATCGCGTCGGCCTCGGCCTGGATGCGCTCGGTCACCAGCTCGGGATCGATCGATTCCTCGGTCAGCCAGTCGTCGATCGCCGGGGTCAGGTTGAGCAGCTCGGCGACGCGCTCCTTCATCCCCGCGACGTTCCATTGCTCGGGATAGGAATTCGGCGGGCAGGATTCGCCGACCACCGCGTTGACCGTCTCCGCGCGCATGTCCGCCACCACGTCGCCGACCGTCGCGGCATCCATGATGTCGGCGCGCTGCTCGTAGATCACCTTGCGTTGATCGTTCATCACGTCGTCATATTCGACGACCTGCTTGCGGATGTCGTAGTTGCGCGCCTCGACCTTCTTCTGCGCGGTCTCGATCGCCTTGGTGAGCCACTTGGAGCCGATCGCCTCGCCGTCCTCGATGTTGCTGCGCATCATCCGCGCGAACAGGGTATCCGGCCCGAAGATGCGCAGCAGGTCGTCGTCGAGGCTCAGGTAGAAGCGGCTGAGGCCGGGGTCGCCCTGACGCCCCGAACGGCCACGAAGCTGGTTGTCGATGCGCCGGCTCTCGTGCCGCTCGGTGCCGAGCACGAACAGGCCGCCGGCTTCCAGCACCTTCTGCTTCTCTGCCGCGATCTCGGCCTTGATCGCCTCGATCGCCGCGTCGCGTTCCGGCCCCTCGGGCATTCCCGCCAGTTCATCTTCAGTACGAAATTCGAGATTGCCGCCGAGCTGGATGTCGGTGCCGCGACCCGCCATGTTGGTGGCGATCGTCACCGCGCCCAGCCGTCCGGCCTGCGCCACTATATGCGCTTCCCGCTCATGATGGCGCGCATTGAGCACGGAGTGATCGACGCCCTCCTGGTTGAGGAACTCGCTCAGCATCTCGGACTTCTCGATCGAGACAGTGCCGACCAGCACCGGCTGGCCCTTTTGCGCATGCTCGCGGATCTTGCGGGCGATCGCGCGGAACTTGTCGTGGGTGTTCTTGTAGAACTCATCCTCCTCGTCGACGCGCTGCACCGGCAGGTTGGTCGGGATGGTGACGACGTTCATCTTGTAGATGTCGTAGAATTCCGCCGCCTCGGTCGCGGCGGTGCCGGTCATGCCCGAAAGCTTGGGATACATGCGGAAATAATTCTGGAAGGTGATCGAGGCCATCGTCTGGTTTTCCGGCTCGATCGTCACGCCTTCCTTCGCCTCGACTGCCTGATGCAGACCGTCGGACCAGCGCCGCCCATCCATCATGCGGCCGGTGAACTCGTCGATGATGATGACCTTGCCGTCCTTGACGATATAGTCGGTGTCGGCCTTGAACATCACGTTTGCGCGCAGCGCCTGGTTCAGGTGGTGGACCACCTGCGTATTCTCGAAATCGTAGAGGTTGCTGCCCTTGAGCAGCCCGGCCGCTTCCAGCAGCCGCTCGGCCTTTTCGGTGCCGTCCTCGGTCAGGACGATGCTGCGCTGCTTCTCATCCTTCTCGTAATCGTCTGGGGTGAGCTGCTTCACCACCGCGTCGACGCTGACGTACAGCTCGGACTTGTCGTCGGT from Sphingomonas sp. CL5.1 harbors:
- a CDS encoding TonB-dependent receptor, which gives rise to MRSSALGALALGIGAVSGPVFAQTTSDPAAAAEQGEVVVTGSRIVRPDLESASPVSVISAQEIQLRQPGTAEELLRDMPALRPAIGPGVNNGSDGSATLELRGIDAKRTMVLLDGRRLVPFGLDGLTDTNNIPVALIERVDTLTGGASSTYGADAVAGVINFITKRDFKGITASANYRVSEKGDATRLKADVVVGASFDDDRGNVVLSVGYTKANPLETTSRAIGAYPISSVNGQFQGATAALVTIFAAPSNAKLGLPASSFGAVVNPTTGLLQAATAADTFNTNIGTYFQTPLDRINVYAAGHYNINDNVEFYSTAMFTRNTVRLQLASSGTFSNTYQLALNNPYIPTGILSQLCTASSISATDCATAAAVKGGPGTVGYREIPVVAQRRITEMGPRGNSVESQMFQVVGGFRGSIVDSLRYDVSAQYGETTQNQTREHWGSYSKVQQALRAYKNAAGQYVCADTSNGCVPLNLFGPNGSITPDQVGFIDLSALINRKVRQTVVTGNITGDLFTVPLADHKIGFAVGAEYRKISASSMPDSASQIQGEVLGTGARTPPDFGEYSVKEVFAEINAPLVEDKPFFYRLAVEAGIRYSDYTTTGGSTTWKAGGTWEPYQGFKFRGTYSVAVRSPNIQELYQSPVQSLGNLTVDPCSGNVTGALAALCIATGAPASTIGSIPSPTSNQINTTTSGNRNLDVERARTYTFGTALTPSFLPGFALTVDYFHIRIRDAITQPAQSDILNGCYSTVLNPTLSYNSFCQLIKRNPLTGSLNGAGETPGVILGYSNLGVIETAGWDIGLTQRARMDDLGINVPGILSIAMNATRLNYYHFQANPNSINRDCTGYYSSGGCTNPRAKWRWTGRLGYGTDVFDVSLLWTHVSRVSLEPGVANILPAFRQIPAYDYFDLATRVSPTENLELSLTVNNLFNKQPPLVGNGVGGTTYNGGNTFPTIYDVIGRSFTIGARLKF
- a CDS encoding IS5 family transposase — protein: MGQRGFFDVEDRLSRLSDLGDQLEAFSRAVDFEQFRPDLERALAYSDGSRGGRPPIDPMLMFKVLVIQTINTLSDERTEYLINDRLSFMRFLGLCLSDRVPDAKTIWLFRERLTKVGAIATLFDRFDAMLRGAGYIAMSGQILDASLVAAPRQRNTSAEKADIKAGRIPEHWKDKPAKLRHKDRDARWTLKFTKAKPRDDGSMPAVNLAIPAFGYKNHISIDRRFRLIRRWKATDASAHDGARLREGLLDRSNTGSNVWADTAYRSGANEGFMERHGFVSKIHHKKPPHRDMPPRTRRSNTGKSVIRSRVEHVFADQKSRMGIFVRTVGIQRAEMKIGLANLVYNIRRFLYLERINAV
- the secA gene encoding preprotein translocase subunit SecA, with protein sequence MFAGFAKSLFGSSNDRYVRSLKPVINKIASFEPALEAMDDATLANQTVLFRERLDNGETLDQILPEAFATVREAARRVLGQRHYDVQMIGGIVLHRGEIAEMRTGEGKTLVATLATYLNALPGTGVHVVTVNDYLASRDADWMGRVYRFLGLTTGVIIPNLSDEERRAAYAADITYGTNNEFGFDYLRDNMKYERSQMVQRAFSFAIVDEVDSILIDEARTPLIISGPTDDKSELYVSVDAVVKQLTPDDYEKDEKQRSIVLTEDGTEKAERLLEAAGLLKGSNLYDFENTQVVHHLNQALRANVMFKADTDYIVKDGKVIIIDEFTGRMMDGRRWSDGLHQAVEAKEGVTIEPENQTMASITFQNYFRMYPKLSGMTGTAATEAAEFYDIYKMNVVTIPTNLPVQRVDEEDEFYKNTHDKFRAIARKIREHAQKGQPVLVGTVSIEKSEMLSEFLNQEGVDHSVLNARHHEREAHIVAQAGRLGAVTIATNMAGRGTDIQLGGNLEFRTEDELAGMPEGPERDAAIEAIKAEIAAEKQKVLEAGGLFVLGTERHESRRIDNQLRGRSGRQGDPGLSRFYLSLDDDLLRIFGPDTLFARMMRSNIEDGEAIGSKWLTKAIETAQKKVEARNYDIRKQVVEYDDVMNDQRKVIYEQRADIMDAATVGDVVADMRAETVNAVVGESCPPNSYPEQWNVAGMKERVAELLNLTPAIDDWLTEESIDPELVTERIQAEADAMVAAKAADLEPETWTQIEKSILLQNLDHHWKEHLATLDALRQVVHLRAYAQKTPINEYKQEAFALFQRMLDAIREDVTRTIAYAQFRMQPPPDLPELPDFITTHFDPFSGEDDSADIDAGTLGIVASQLPPLQIAQPTAAEIGEDPESWKGVVSRNAPCPCGSGRKYKHCHGAV